The genome window tcacaacaacacacaatgGATTTGTTGCCAAGCACACTGGGAGTCAGACATTTAATGGGAAGGAATGAGGACAAAACGCCAACCATGGGATAAAAGTGACTTCTTGTCAAATGTGTAGGACTTGAATGGGAAGAGACCGTTTTATTTAACATGCTCAAATAAACCCAGTAACATTGGttgttatattttatctttacaagcagttacatttttttaaataaaacaaaaattgtattgTGGCGTTTTTGTGAATTTCCTCATACTGCTATCAGACTGTGGGAATGACTTATGTATTCCATATGTGGGGagcacaaatgtttacattattcGAGGATAATGGCCTTTTCATTAGCGATCGCAAACTTCTAAGAGAGGCACATATAAACAGGCCTCCAGCAGCAGACAGTGAGATGGCAAACATGAACATATGAAGGAAAGACTTGCTGCATGCCACAGTCTTGTGAATCAACCGTGTTTCCAGGCCTGAGAGGGTTTGGTCCTGGGAATACATCTAAACATTAGCTACAGATGAACTCGGTTTGGAGGGAGTCTTACCTGGGCTTTGGTTTATTAATCAATAACAGAATGGAAAGACAGTGGTGGCAGGTGTCCAGGATTCAATGTAGCCCTCCCTAGTTAATAATCAGGACTTTGCAAGCGTGACATTCAGTACAGGAGTTGACATTAATGCTTGACCAGAAAACCACGGAAAAAATGGACCAGTAAAATTTTAAATGAGGGTTGGACAACTACATCTAAATGCAAATTCAGTGCAGGAAAGACTTTTTGAAATTAGGCACAGATGTGGCACAAATGTATTAACCCAGACATCACAGGAAACAGCATTGCTATATACACATTTTGCTAATAATTTGAATGCATTTAAGCTgtcttgttaaatattttagGATAAGTGACGTAAAGGGATAATTtgcccaaaagtgaaaattcatcatttattctccctcatgtcattcaaacctgtatgactttctttcttctgcagacgGCAAATAAgctaatatgaatattttaaagaatgatggtaaccaaacaacactggaccccattgacctcttttgtatggacaaaaccactatgacatttttcaaaatatcttcttttgtcttccacaattgaaagagtcatataggtgttcaatgacatgaggatgaattaATGTACGGATGAATGTGATTTTTTGACTTGAAATCAGAAATAgacaatgtaatatttttttattctttccaCAGGTGATCTCTCCCCGGTGCAGATGTCACCGATCTCCCAGTCTCAGTTCATCCCGCTGTCTGAAATATTGTGCTCTGTCATTTCGGACATGAATGCTGCCCATGTGGTTGTAAACCAGGAAGCATTGATCAATCACATGATGAAAGCGCACCCTGGTAACTTCACATCCATTCAAAGCAAATATATGGGAATATGCTGGAAAATATCATGcagtattttatataatatatttacgtATACTAGAACCAAGTGCTTACACTTTTCAATATGATGAAAAATGGCAATTCCTTAtgtattaaaggggtcacatgaccaGGCTAAAACATTATCGTTTGGTTTAgatgcaatgtgtaaacacgatttaaggttcaaaggtattttccacataccgtgcatgtttgtatctcctcttcgccccacctctctgaaatgcacagatttttttaaaagctcattgctctgaaaagctaGGTGTGgcatgattggccagttaaccagtgcgtagtgattggtcgaatattgCTAGCGTACggcaccttacttgcgtatacatttgtgcGGTCTTAATCAAAttataccacaaactgacgtagatttgttgGGGTGTGCTAGAatgatagaatgcatcttttgttacgacactttaatttttgcaattttacgtgtctaatacacgTATGGGAAACTTACtgtataacacaccaaagacacagaaaaacatgtatttgtaccatatgacccctttaattgaaatattgtaatatatgaacaatgtgttattttctatacattaatatacatattaaattatttaatttattgacaaatgttcaaaatttgcttttgcaaaaacagataactctgattaaaaaaaaatcaagtaaactgcagttgggttgttttgattaataactaatacacaataaaaacatgataactaaaaaaaaacatgatttttgaaaaatgtttaactgAGTTATATTATGCAAGTTATGTTTTTGCTAATAAACTTTTCATAAACGTGTCTTGTGTGTTCAACACccagcaaaaaaaaatttttatttgaaatgagtTCACTTATCGTAATATATCCAGGTAAACATTTTGCGAACACCTCCATGTCTTGCTGAAAAGCCACACTGACCCCAATATTTCCATTTTGTTTAGGAATGACCATTCCTACCCAAGATATCCTCTACAATGCTCTGGGAAATCTTATAAAGGAGAGGAAGATTTATCACACTGGCGAGGGCTACTTTGTTGTTACTCCTCAAACGTACTTCATCACCAACAACATGGTGAAAGAGAGGAACTGGTGGAGTACCGCTGACAATGACCTGCCCTCACCTCCTCCCATCACGTACCTGGTGAGCAACGAGAGCTGCATGGACGCTATTACTGAGGTGCCTGGCATGGCTCACTGTAAATCCTGCAGCTGTTTCACCTCTCCATCCAACGTCCCTCCATCTGTCCAAGATCATCAATCCACCAGCATAAGTGAGTGCACGGGCAGAAGCCTCAAATGGCCGAGAGAGCACAAGCCCTCCGTTCAACACCAGTCCACGTCTACAGCAGCAGATTGCCAGGCCAGCGAGATTAGCAAATCCACCACCAGCCGTAAGGACAAGAGAAAGCAGGTCGCAAATTCGGCCTTAATCTGTTTCGAAGAAACCCAGGCAAGAAGAAAGCAAGCTCAAGAAAGAATACGTCACATTCTCTGGACAGTTTCCACCTGAGGAATGGCCTGTCAGAGATGAAGACGATTTGAATAACCTCCCCAGAGACCTAGAACATGCCATCATCAAACGGATCAACCCAGAGCTGACTGTGGACAATCTAGTCAAACACACGGTTCTTATGAAAAAACTTGAGGAGAAAGCTGAGTGGGCCACGGAGAGAGCTGTTGACAAGGGCATTTCCACCGAAGCTCTTGTGTCCAAGCAAAGGCATCAGACCTCAAAGACCGGGGGCAGGAGATTGGTCCCTAGAGCTACTCGAAGTAAGAGAAAAGGGCCTTCGtccagagaaaaacagaaagcaaaGAACAAAACTCAGCCATGTGCTGAAGATTTAGAGGCAGATGATCCGATTCTGCCTCACCTCAGACCGGAATTGGTTTTAGAGGACCCGGGCAACCATGAAGAAAGCACGATTCTGAATCCCAAATGTGTTTACAAGAAACAGATAGAGAACCCATTTTTTGCGTCACCAGGAAGAGACATGGAACCAAATGCTGGTCATAAAGAACACAGGAGGAGAGAACCCAAAAATCTAATCGCTGAGCGTCGAGAAAGAACCGGTCACAGGTCAAAGTCTTGGGACCCTCACCGGGCCAAAGCAATTCCTGACGGTGTAGAGAGATCTCATACCTTAATGGAGGCACCTTGCGAAAGAGCCCCAGTGGACTCCAGCTTGGACGTTAAACCAATTACAGAGCTTTGTGGAGATTACAGCTCTATCTACCCTCAGAGCAGTACTCTAAGGATAGAGGACAAAATTAAGCTGCGAGAGAGCAAAGTCAGAAGCAGGGAGTTGAGAAATGGCCGAGTAAGAGAACATAAACACACCGCTTTTCAGGACGGAGACACGAGAACTGATCCCAACATTGTAGATCCCACATATTTATGTGACACAAAAGAAGCACCTCTCTCGTGGCCCGAACCCACAATTCAACGCAGACTTTCCCTACACCTACTCAACAGCAAGGAGGAGTCCCATCACCGTCCTGATCTGTTGTCTTCACATCAACAATCTGGCACCATAACAAGCAACCAACATCTGTCCAACGCTCAGAACCGAGACATGAACCACAGTGAGAGTGAGGCCTACAGTGATGATGAACATCACATCTATCAGAAGACAGATGAAGATGGGGATGTCTGTAGCTCCTTTAGCGTGAATGAGGATGAGTGTGAGCCATTGCACACTGGCACATCGCGCTGCCGTGAGCCTGTATGTCTGGATGAAGACTGGGATGCCAGTTTCATCGAGGGCCACGTATCCGGTGCCCATCACAAACCTGTAAGCACCACACACAGACAGCATGAATACAGGTGGCAGTCTGTGTCTCTTCTTCAGCAATCTGCCAGTTCCAGACAAGATGCCCAGGGCTTGGGGAAAAGACTACATGAGTCAAATTCAGTAGATGACGAACCCACTGAAGTCCTGGAAAGCAGCATTTTCGACTACTGTCACACAAGCGAAGTGGACtcagaaacagaaacaatacATAAGTCTGCAGATGAAGCTGAGGGAAAATCCAACCACTGGATATGTCACCCAGAGCTAAAGGACTGCCACCAAAACACAGCAAAGACAACAGAGGATGCTGGCAACATCCACAATACAGGTCAACCGACAGGAGCCTGTGCTAGAGAAACAATCGAGAATCTAAGTAACACAGCAGATAGTGGAATTGACTCGCCAAGGttagttgtttgttttgatcagTTTATTTCATAATGTAGGCACTGGATAAATATCAGGAAATGATATTcataataatttacattatactttttacagatttttttatagagATTACGTTTTCTTTTTTGCCTTGATTTGCAGGACTCATATGAGCTTAACCTCCAGTAACTCGGCCATACTCAAAGGACTGAAGCACCGGAGTTTCCTGCAGAATTTAGAAAAGCTCCACTCCAAGAGTAACAACATTCATTCTCAGAGTTCTCTACTCAAGCTTACTCCTGTCATGaatgtttaaactttaaacatcaGATCGgaatatgtataaaatgtatagaagtattttcaacaaatgtaaataaaaaattcaagattACTAGGAAATGAATTTAGGTAGAATTTTATATACTTGCCTCATTACCATTTTGCATTTAACCAATAGTTTGATTCTTTTCTGTAAAAACGTTTTCGTAAACAGGTCCTTAATTGTTAAGAGAATGTCGGAACATAACAAGGGATTATCTGATGACAGGACCCATACGTTATCTCTCTATAAATAGAAGGCAATTGGCACAAATAAaagtatgtaaacaaaatgcctttatTCTTCATTTCGCTTTCATcaacattaatgaaaatgtatgacCTCAAATGAACAAACAAGTGTGGaaattcaacattaaaaataacatgcaaaTAGATTTAGTCATAATATGGAGATTTATAAAAATGGCTTGCCAAAACATATCTGATCAATCTGAGATAGCAGAAATGATCCAGCATTCCTCAATAAATAATTCCCAGGCTTTACAGTGTTATATTTGTCAGCAATGTAAGTATAATAGTCTGTGTACACTTAGCATATATTAACAttaagataaaatacattctatAATTATTCTTTATACTAAAATGTGGTCGTGTTGGATTTCTAACAACAACAAACCTTACCTTTGCAATGGCTCTGCCATTGATGGTCATGAAATATTCATGAGTTAAAGGGCCCGAAGCTAATCCTGCATCTAAACTAACAAAGGCAGGCTGAGGTAACCATAgcttactgttaaaaataaagctaTTTCAAAACCTTACAGTTAGACAATGAAAACTGGATACagtatcattaaagatctctgAGCTATACCACACACAGTATGATTCTAGCAACTTGAAGCAGGAGGCTGAGGTGAGAAGCTCTACAGGTTTAAACAGGAGCTCGGCAGATGGCGTTGTTGAATGACAGGTATTAAATGATGGCTGACTGTGTCATGTTTCATTCAGAGTGCACCTGCGGAGAACAAAGAGCAAAGCCTCCCCATGTTCATAAAAGACAGCACATGAATACTGTAGGACACAAACCGCAACTGTTGTCTATATTTACTACacgttttaatgtatttatagaGAATAACTCGGAAGACAAattgaaatacataaaaacagcaaatataGCAATACACCATGtgtttctttataataatacaCGGAGCAATAGTGGTTTTACCTTTCCACACAGAAACCTTCAACAAGCAACTTGTCTGtacttacattattttaaagccTATGGCGCCCCTGGTGGCAACACAGATTCTGGAAAAACAAAATTAGAGATGTCAATTCTTGCTCCTGGATGGCCACCTTCCTGCAAGGTTTAGCTTTAACCctcataaaacacacatgctgATCAGAATTTCAAGTAGCTGGATTAAACCCTGTATGACGGTGGGCCTCCAGAAGCGGGGTTTAACATCTTGAAGGAAAAATATAGGATAATACTTTTATGTTAAAGTACCACCTGATTTGGTTCTTCAAAAGTCCCCACCCGGGCAAGCAACATTGCAACTTTACACAAAAAGGGTAGAAAATATAGTTTTGTTGATACCAAACTGTGATATGTTTAAtttgtgtataatttttttaaataaggcaTGGCAAGATTATTTATTCATTGCAGGAAGGGTTATTTCCTGGGTGCCataattttacaaatgttataGCCTAGTATTTGTAACAGGCATAACCATAGACCGCATAGGCCAAACCTTGTGGTTTCGGGGTcgaacaaaaaatgtatggaaaaattaaagtaaaatttacaattaaaacatgatttgaaaTACCATTTAAAcagatgattttaaaataagccTATAAACTTTTGATTATGaaattttaaagggacagtgcaccccaaaatgaaaattctttcatcatttactcactctaacacaaagaaagatatttggagaaatgttagCAATTTGAAGGTTCTGGGAcattatacacatacacatacacatagtaaaaatgttaatcgatattttttaagaatttcaaaaaacaaaaagttctGCGAATTTTTTCTACactggtagtcaatgatgttccagaactagaaattgctaacattcttccaaacgtCTTGCtatgtgttaaacagaacaaagaaatgtataaagggaTTCGATTTGATCTGAACAGTAGCCTACTATTTAACATGCATACTATATGCATATCAAGAAGGATTATTTTAATAGCCCTATCTTTGTATATTATGTCACAATACTTACCAGGGGGTCCctacctctctctttctctcaagtGTTCCTTAAACTATCTATCAAGTGGCTCCGAGTGAAACCATTTCCCTTGTTATCTCAATCCTTTGTCAAAAGTGTAAGGTTGTTTGTTGGCCAGCTGTGTTGGCGAACGCTTACTCCGCGTCGCTAGGGGGCGCTCATTCGCTCGTTTCTTAAACGCTTTGCATTTTTGCTCATGCGCAGAAACGCCGTTGGCGCCAGATGATCCGCGGCGCCATTCTGCTACGTCCGAAAGAAGGGAGGGCGAGAGAAAGAGTGACAGAGTGCAGACCGCAACCAGGCAGTGCAGACGCAATAGAAGGAAGATCTTTACGCCACTGAATTCAGCGACACTCCCAGGAGCGCATTTCGAAAgacaacaaaagacaaagaggtcggagattttttaaaataatactgtgtGTACGTGATCCTTCAATGTTTATGTTGACGGGAGATTATCCTTGCTACTGAATTTAGCTGGCTAATTAGCGTGCTATATTTGCGTCGGGGTTATTATAtaaccagttttacacaatcCCTTGtggtgtaaattatattgtgTCTCTTATGATATTTAGACTCGTAGGGGTCGTCACTATGCGATGAACAGCGTTTGTTCGGCGGTAACGAAGCGTTATGGACGTCACAAAGTCCGGAGGTGTTCTATAGCAATGGCGACGGAGGCAGCTAGTGTTCCGCTAGCGAGGGAGCTTAGCACGACGACAGGCCATTTCACGCAGCTAAAAATCAGCTAAGACTGTAGCATGATATGCGCACCTTATAGCATCCGCACGCTCGTGACAAGCATAGCGGTTTGCCCCAGTATAACTCACAACCTCAGatgactttaaatacattttgaattgtGTTTATTTCGACGCCTCACTATAAAAACGCGTAACGTATTATGTAAGAAGGGGGGCGCCTTTCCCGGGCTTTCGCCAACAGTGTCCGTCTTTGGTTAGCCATTTAATTAGCCATTAACTTAAGCTATTCGCCGTTTAAGTGTTTAGAGGGGTACGCACGATTCCCCGTGCCATTAATT of Triplophysa dalaica isolate WHDGS20190420 chromosome 11, ASM1584641v1, whole genome shotgun sequence contains these proteins:
- the stox1 gene encoding LOW QUALITY PROTEIN: storkhead-box protein 1 (The sequence of the model RefSeq protein was modified relative to this genomic sequence to represent the inferred CDS: inserted 1 base in 1 codon; deleted 2 bases in 1 codon), with amino-acid sequence MSLQQRVVQLSAASLAVVLCRDEDTKHNASSTHGQDVFEDFKSQNSRSFWNKRLVSAVTEVSFQGWLENYVLLVQGNANNLEVLREAWMRRALRSPRGYIIKAVGDLSPVQMSPISQSQFIPLSEILCSVISDMNAAHVVVNQEALINHMMKAHPGMTIPTQDILYNALGNLIKERKIYHTGEGYFVVTPQTYFITNNMVKERNWWSTADNDLPSPPPITYLVSNESCMDAITEVPGMAHCKSCSCFTSPSNVPPSVQDHQSTSISECTGRSLKWPREHKPSVQHQSTSTAADCQASEISKSTTSRKDKXKAGRKFGLNLFRRNPGKKSKLKKEYVTFSGQFPPEEWPVRDEDDLNNLPRDLEHAIIKRINPELTVDNLVKHTVLMKKLEEKAEWATERAVDKGISTEALVSKQRHQTSKTGGRRLVPRATRSKRKGPSSREKQKAKNKTQPCAEDLEADDPILPHLRPELVLEDPGNHEESTILNPKCVYKKQIENPFFASPGRDMEPNAGHKEHRRREPKNLIAERRERTGHRSKSWDPHRAKAIPDGVERSHTLMEAPCERAPVDSSLDVKPITELCGDYSSIYPQSSTLRIEDKIKLRESKVRSRELRNGRVREHKHTAFQDGDTRTDPNIVDPTYLCDTKEAPLSWPEPTIQRRLSLHLLNSKEESHHRPDLLSSHQQSGTITSNQHLSNAQNRDMNHSESEAYSDDEHHIYQKTDEDGDVCSSFSVNEDECEPLHTGTSRCREPVCLDEDWDASFIEGHVSGAHHKPVSTTHRQHEYRWQSVSLLQQSASSRQDAQGLGKRLHESNSVDDEPTEVLESSIFDYCHTSEVDSETETIHKSADEAEGKSNHWICHPELKDCHQNTAKTTEDAGNIHNTGQPTGACARETIENLSNTADSGIDSPRTHMSLTSSNSAILKGLKHRSFLQNLEKLHSKSNNIHSQSSLLKLTPVMNV